From the genome of Rhododendron vialii isolate Sample 1 chromosome 10a, ASM3025357v1:
TTTCTAACCCATTTAAAATCTCGCTTAAATCCAGTGGTGCTTCCACTTGTAACAATTGCACCCTTATCCTCAGATCATCAAGAGTCATGTCCAATTTACACACTTTTAGTTTTTTACATTTAAATTTTACCCTTAATTGATTGTCGTACAACAGATCGAGTCCCCTTCGGACTCTTGTTATCATGTACTTGAAACGAAAAGATTTATACTGACATCGTCTATACTCAACAATCCTTCAAACTGGCGAGAGAGCCCAATAATTGCAGAGGGCTCTCTCGCATGGATTGTAGCGTAGTATTGAAAGCTGAAAAGATCGTTGTTCATTGACAAAAATCTAGGGTTGCCGGGTAAATTTCTCCTGTTTATTTTTCTGAATTATACCCTCTTGTGTAATCATATCAATTGGTTTTGTTGCCATAATTTACTGAATGCTCCACAAGCATGTAGTGTCCTTGAGAGGAGCTGCTTGTTTTGGGTATTCAGCATGAACACATGGGAGGTTTTGCAAATAGAAGTATCATGGTCGGGCAGGTTGGATCTATAGAACTTACATTGCATGAAATTAGATGCATCTCATGGCATTCCATCCGCTCTGCTAAACTCACATGTCATTCAAGCTTCCTTTTGGAAAATTTAACAGTGATTAGATACTAATGGTGAATCTAGAAGGATTGATCATTTCATGTAGAAGAGAGTACTATTTAGAGACTcttctgccattttttttttggtttcaataTTGTTTTTTCATTCAACATTTTATTTTGAGAGCTAGGTTGTTCGAATGGTACGAAACGGGTTATACTGAAATTACATTATGCTTATTCCTTGATTATGACATGGTTACATTTTGTATGTTTCTTTGTCTTTGGATCACAGTAAACAAAGATACGTGTTTCTGGGTTTCAATTTCTTGTTTGCTGTTTCTTGTAGGAAAATGACTCTTTGCCTCTCAATGGCTTTTGGTTGGAATACCTGGAAGGTTAAGCGGACTGAAATAGAATAATATTGCTTGATTTCAGGCTTGAGGAGAGTTGTATCCTTTTAGTTGAAAAAGAAGCTTTGCAATGGATTCTCAAGCGAGAAAGAAGGCATTGTATCGCGCTAAATTGAATGCAAATAAGGTGGAGAAGCGCATCCAATCTCCTCTTGTTAGGTAACTTTATTTAAACTTCTGATATTGTGCATGGCTCAATCCAATGCATTAAAAGAACCACGCAAATCCTTGATTTTCGGTGCCTATTTGCAttaacttgttttttttaaatgcattaACTTTATTTTCTGTGGCTCAATCCAATGTTTTTTCTATGTTGATCAATGCAATGGGTTTTATTGTTTGTCTTGTACGATGGAGTGGGTATAAGAGCTGAGTAGTAGAATTTTACAATAGTTGATGTTCTAGTTGGTTTCTTCCCAAAATCATTTACCTTCAtcatcatttcttttttattgtaaaGGAGCATGGTCCTACTACAACAGTCTCATTGTTGGATAATCAGCTCATCACCAGAGAGTAAATGCTATCACATTGGGCTCATTGAAAGTCATATTAATCTGTTTGGTGTTTATTCCTAATCTTTTAAGTCCATCGGCTTTTCTGGGACCTGAAGGAGTCCTTTGGCTTGAATCTGTTGACATGAATACACATACAAGTTGGAAgacaactttttttaattttagtaaaGACTTGGTGTTCCTTAGGTCAGTGGTCCCATTATGAATCCCAAGCTGCACTCAAGTTCCACAAGGTGACTTCATTGAACAAATATATGTGATGTTCTCAAGGGTACCAAGTAGATGTCTGTAAGCAAACCTAAAATATGAGTTTTGTGGAACAGTCGGAATGTCTCACTTCAATCGTTTGAGTAAAAGAGAGTACTTGGGCTTTGCCTGATAATGATACTTTTCctgtgaaggaaaaaatatcAACAGAAAGCCTTGACTTTTTTCCTGGACTAACTTTTAGTTAGTTgagatttattttcttttgggtttttctaATGAGTACTATTGCTAATTTGGAGTTATTCGGGTGGCAtcttattactttcatttttggGGCGTGTAGGTACAATGAATTTGATCAACCTGTCTGTAGGGTATGTGACATTGTTGTGAAATCTGAGTCACTTTGGCCCGCACACGAGGCTTCTCGTAAACATCATGAGGTGAACTTTGCAACTTGAACTTGATTATATATGGGGACTCTCAGTGTCTCACAGGGTTCAATGTGCTAACTTGCCAAACTCGTAGCTTGATATTTTACTTGATGAATCTATTGAGCTAACAATCAATCatgatatatacatatatatacatatatatatatatatatatatatatatatgtatatatgagtTAAAGAAGCATATGCTATATATAGaatgataaacgtagtcatctTGAATTCGTGACTCATGAAAGTAACAATCAATCAATTTTTGTTGCCTTGATTTTGCGAATGGAAGTTGATTACAAACTTATTAATTTTTGTAGATCGTTTCcaattatttgcatttgatAGTGGGAAACAAGGTCGCCTACATTGATTCTGACTTGTATTTTTGCGGGGTTGTGCCATAGACTCCCATGGTTTAGATTGATTTTTATGTATAGACAAACAGCAGAGTCACATATTATATGATAAATCAGTAGATATTTAATATGGTGCATAAATGGTGCTGGTTGGGATAAGGAAATGATTCCAAAGTTGTATTACTCAAACAATAATGTTAGCAGAAGCCATCCGAACCTGCAAACAGCCCTACATAATGATTCAGTGGCCCATCTACAGCCGAACTAAAACCCCTTGGTCACAATCTACAACTACTCACCAGTTTCACCACAGGATATAAAGTTGCTGGAATGCTATTGACTCTTAATGCAGGAGAGAATATAGCAGAGTTCTACCAATTTTGCCGTAGACTAAAGAAAATGGTAGCACCATGTGAAGCAAAACAGAACTATTAAAATGAAGGTGCGCTCCACGAACCTCACAGGTGCAAGCAAATTGTCATCCTTTCTCACATAGTCATATAGAGAAACATATTACAGCTTCACTATTCTAGAGTTGCTCTGTAGTGTGTTTTCACTTATTATGTGTTTTGAGGTGGATGTATTTTCATTCTGGATTTGCACTTTCATGTGTCATAAGAGAAGTTTTGCAATATCTTATTCAGTTGTTcctttttggaattttattcCGCCATACTTTGTCCACGGAATATTTTGTTACCAATTAACCAACACTTTTTTTGGGGAGTGAATGTTTACTTCTTTCTTGTTCCATTACTTTGACAGGCGATTAATAATATCAAAGCTAATGCAGCTGGACTAACACGAGTTAACAATGTAAAAGCCGAGTCCACTGCAGAGTTGCCTAAATCCAAACCTGAGCATTCTACATATCTGCGTGGTGCTAAAGATAAAGCCTCTGGGGAATTGCCCAAAGCACATTCACCATCGGTGCTTCCGCCAGATTTTTTTGACAATAAGGAAGCAAAGAGGCAAAAAACTGGTAAGAACCTGTCATAGTTCTACCCGTTCCTTCTTAAGCCCAATATCTGTAGAATGCATGTTTTAGTGATGCCTGTGAACTTCACAAGCGAGGCAATATTAACTTTCTACAAGTACTTCATTTGCTCAAATGAGTATGTAATGATGTTCTTCTTTTCCCCAAACAAAAGATAGATAGATCCGGCTGAGATGCGGTACTTACCCAAAAGAAAATCGGCATACAAACAAGCGTATGACGGACTATGGAGAACAGCTGCTATAACCTTGTATGGTGCAATATAGTGCAAATAATGCATGGAAAGTGGGATTTTTTTCTATCATTTCGTATTTATGACAGATGAAAGTTGTGGTTCCCCATGACAATTAACTTATCATTAAGTGTGCAAATGCAGAAGCCTTCAATTTCACTCGGGATTATTGCATTTTATTAGTTCAACTGTGCCTCTGCCATCCTGCAACTTATTTTACTGTACCAGCTATTGGCCATTTGTCTTATAGCTGAATTCTTTGGAATTCTGAGTGTTGGAGTTCCAGTTGTGATaaccaaaaaatgaataatGTTTTTTGAGCAATTATCTGACTTTATGGTGTTTCTTGGAATGTTTGCAGCCCCAATGGAAAATCCAAATCCATTCAAAAAGCCAGGAGATTCTGCTCAAACTCGAGTGGTCGAGCCGTTGAACTCAGAGAGTACGAGAGATGCATTTTCCAGTGCCAAGGTTGTAGAGGAAAAAAGGATTGAAATTCAAGGTGACAGTGAGCAAACGTGGACATCAAAAATAGTTGCGGGTTCAGAGaccaaggaaacaaaaaagtatCTTCCTGAAGGATTCTTCGATGATAAAGATGCTGATCTGCGTGCACGTGGCATTACGCCTGTTAAGATAGATGCCAAGTAAGTCCATACTTCTGCTTTGGCTTTTTGTTCTTAAAACTGTTCTGTTTACATAGTAAGTGGGTCAAAACAAGGGAATGCTGCGCCTAGGGTGGCGGCTACCATGGGATCTAGAGTTAATCTAGACATCTATTGTGGGTTCTTTACCTGTTTTGTAGTTTGGTCTGGCTCTGAGATCCTCATTCTATGCTAAGGCTGTTTGGAATGTGGTTGTACTCTCATGCTGAGATTTGTGAGAGAACACACTGTTCCGAGAGGCAATATCGATCAAAAGGGTGCCACTTGATGACTACAAAAGCACCCTTTCTAGCTTACAAGCTTACTTTTTATCTCAATTTACTATCCCCTGTTTGTTGATAAGGATGCTGGAGAAACCTTAAGTGGACTCTTTGGTAGCTAGGATTCAAGTTCCAGTTGGTGGGTGGCACGGACCAATTAGAGCAGGGCTGGTAATTTAATTGGAGTCCGAGAGTTGAAGGGATGTGATGTAGGGGAATATTGGGATAACAATGGTTCTGGGTTAGCAACACAATAAAAAAGGTACTTGGTTATAAAAGGAGAGGGACTTATGAGTTGTCTTTGGATAGGTATATGACATAAGAGCGATTCAGCGATAAgaattttttattcttgttcttttttcccttttggttctgttttctttttgcgttttatttacttttgtatttttttttccattgattGTTTCTCGTGCTTAATAGCATAAGGAACTGGGAACCTACTAAGGGGTTTTTATATGACAAAATTTGAGTACTAAAGGTACAAAGTTAATACTCCAGTACATGGCCATTATTGGTTTGGTGCTAAAAAACAGAATTGCTCGTCTCTGCATTCCAACAATATGATATTCCTCTGTTGGACTTTGTGTATTGTTTATACTTATGACTTCTTTCTTCTTATTTACCTACGAAGTATTCAAACAATTGCAAGAAAGAAAGTGAAGAAACTATAATTAAATGAAAGGCAGAGATGAAAAGAACTCCAGTCACCCGGTGCAACATGTTTAGGTGAACCTTTATCATTTCTTGTGAATTGTGGAGTTCCTCTGCTATAATTGACATGCATATATGGTAGTAGCTTTGAAGTACCTTAACTGTCTTCCAAAGGATTGCAAATCCAACTAGCCATAAAAGTCTCACATTGACGGAAATTGGAATTTGGAGGTGATAAATCTAGCTGGCTCTAGAATTTTGATCACGTGGATGACGTAGTCCATTAGTCTCAGAAAATGATCAACATATTGTAGAGCGTTATGGTATTGAaagagggagggggagagaggaaAGTAAAAGGCTCCTATGAGATGTTTGAAAATAATGTTAATTTTGCATTGACTCTGTACTGTGGGATATTGAATTCTTTCAGCAGTTTTAGAGTATTTAAA
Proteins encoded in this window:
- the LOC131302659 gene encoding protein ABA AND ROS SENSITIVE 1 isoform X2, whose product is MDSQARKKALYRAKLNANKVEKRIQSPLVRYNEFDQPVCRVCDIVVKSESLWPAHEASRKHHEAINNIKANAAGLTRVNNVKAESTAELPKSKPEHSTYLRGAKDKASGELPKAHSPSVLPPDFFDNKEAKRQKTAPMENPNPFKKPGDSAQTRVVEPLNSESTRDAFSSAKVVEEKRIEIQGDSEQTWTSKIVAGSETKETKKYLPEGFFDDKDADLRARGITPVKIDAKDEYKEFEKLIQEDLQEVDNRLEEEEIDAAETIEEAETEEQKAYWERVDMLKKKKMELMAARSATHSGSPRVKGSESNHEDSSSDDDSDENFTLNWRAKHFVNSVIAD
- the LOC131302659 gene encoding protein ABA AND ROS SENSITIVE 1 isoform X1, coding for MDSQARKKALYRAKLNANKVEKRIQSPLVRYNEFDQPVCRVCDIVVKSESLWPAHEASRKHHEAINNIKANAAGLTRVNNVKAESTAELPKSKPEHSTYLRGAKDKASGELPKAHSPSVLPPDFFDNKEAKRQKTAPMENPNPFKKPGDSAQTRVVEPLNSESTRDAFSSAKVVEEKRIEIQGDSEQTWTSKIVAGSETKETKKYLPEGFFDDKDADLRARGITPVKIDAKDEYKEFEKLIQEDLQEVDNRLEEEEIDAAETIEEAETEEQKAYWERVDMLKKKKMELMAARSATHSGSPRVKGSESNHEDSSSDDDSDENFTLNWRAKHFVNSVIAGLSLSLSLSLSLSPE
- the LOC131302659 gene encoding protein ABA AND ROS SENSITIVE 1 isoform X3; its protein translation is MDSQARKKALYRAKLNANKVEKRIQSPLVRYNEFDQPVCRVCDIVVKSESLWPAHEASRKHHEAINNIKANAAGLTRVNNVKAESTAELPKSKPEHSTYLRGAKDKASGELPKAHSPSVLPPDFFDNKEAKRQKTAPMENPNPFKKPGDSAQTRVVEPLNSESTRDAFSSAKVVEEKRIEIQGDSEQTWTSKIVAGSETKETKKYLPEGFFDDKDADLRARGITPVKIDAKDEYKEFEKLIQEDLQEVDNRLEEEEIDAAETIEEAETEEQKAFWERVEMLKKKKMELMAARSTAHSRSPQVEGNKTNHEDSSSDDDGDENFTVDWRAKHL